One Spiroplasma sp. NBRC 100390 DNA window includes the following coding sequences:
- a CDS encoding lipoprotein → MKKLLSILGAITLVGTVTPNVISCHNKKVVNNDDAGTAKDLEVLNEIEAKATKKIAEKIKSNMYVDSARNNLENIFKKVNSTSQMYHLKLGSGEDNKLGTYFINNFKNVFDNVNNDLQNEYSNYFADKLPLTLDDDRNDINVTFIDVDALKKKFPVGINPESFSAVRVDYKASISLEYKGLFIRFDLSTIYNVTENPTALKAISNNTTTFLLENVKEYFAKLETVDFSENEIFKSLYDKGIWDFSQSSKELDDVLKHSFKEYLASKKEFKDIEITYNDVDLMTKSAEGDLNSKNKGYDGITDNYKQKALTLSNWIGAQTNGWEDLAISTSDFVKFYRDNVGTIFSQDNSTDLSLGSFIINWNYINIYGMGLSGNVQTTDGEDLVATINLSQPAIDKKLSNWGKIIITFIKYYGGKTIDGVKNIFGVTDQLFKEISRKNQKNGLKDVIKLLVDDFKGSDDAKDLEDLDLFNFMVHPQTPKKYPGIIINRRLFWDSLGKQPWAVLFTFGEEFNTGLYYSIASSDGTYDGNPANGLIFGVEPKANKNYILG, encoded by the coding sequence ATGAAAAAACTATTAAGTATTTTGGGGGCAATAACATTAGTTGGAACTGTTACACCAAATGTTATTTCATGTCATAACAAAAAAGTTGTCAATAATGATGATGCTGGGACTGCTAAAGATCTTGAAGTATTAAATGAAATTGAAGCAAAAGCAACAAAAAAAATTGCTGAAAAAATTAAATCAAATATGTATGTTGATAGTGCACGAAATAATTTAGAAAATATTTTCAAAAAAGTTAATAGCACTAGTCAAATGTATCATTTAAAATTAGGCAGTGGTGAGGATAACAAATTAGGTACTTACTTTATTAATAATTTTAAAAATGTTTTTGATAATGTTAATAATGATTTACAAAATGAATATTCAAATTATTTTGCTGATAAATTGCCATTAACATTAGATGATGATCGTAATGATATTAATGTCACTTTTATAGATGTAGATGCTTTGAAAAAGAAATTTCCGGTGGGTATTAATCCGGAATCCTTTTCAGCAGTTAGAGTTGATTATAAAGCATCGATTTCTTTAGAATATAAAGGTTTATTTATCCGTTTTGATTTATCAACAATTTATAATGTAACGGAAAACCCTACTGCTTTAAAAGCGATCTCTAATAATACAACAACTTTCTTATTAGAAAATGTTAAAGAGTATTTTGCAAAATTAGAAACGGTTGATTTTAGTGAGAATGAAATTTTTAAATCATTGTACGATAAAGGAATATGAGACTTTTCACAAAGTAGTAAGGAGTTAGATGATGTTTTAAAACATTCATTTAAAGAATATCTTGCTAGTAAAAAAGAATTTAAAGACATTGAAATAACTTATAATGACGTTGATTTAATGACAAAATCAGCGGAAGGAGATTTAAATAGTAAAAATAAAGGCTATGATGGTATAACAGATAACTATAAACAAAAAGCGTTAACATTATCTAATTGAATTGGAGCACAAACAAATGGATGAGAAGATCTTGCGATTAGCACTAGTGATTTTGTCAAATTTTATCGCGACAATGTTGGAACTATCTTTAGTCAAGACAATTCAACCGATTTAAGTTTAGGTTCATTTATCATAAATTGAAATTACATTAATATTTATGGAATGGGCCTATCAGGTAATGTTCAAACTACCGATGGAGAAGATTTAGTCGCTACTATAAATCTTTCTCAACCAGCAATTGACAAGAAATTATCAAATTGAGGGAAAATAATTATCACATTTATCAAATATTATGGGGGTAAAACCATTGATGGTGTAAAAAACATTTTTGGTGTTACCGACCAACTTTTTAAAGAAATATCGCGAAAAAACCAAAAAAATGGATTAAAAGATGTTATTAAACTTTTAGTTGATGACTTTAAAGGGTCTGATGATGCAAAAGATTTAGAAGATCTTGATTTATTTAATTTTATGGTTCATCCCCAAACACCCAAAAAATATCCAGGCATTATAATTAATCGTCGTTTATTCTGAGACAGTTTAGGAAAACAACCGTGAGCCGTGTTATTCACTTTTGGTGAAGAATTTAATACAGGCTTATATTATTCAATTGCATCAAGCGATGGTACCTATGATGGTAACCCGGCGAATGGGCTTATTTTTGGTGTTGAACCAAAAGCAAATAAAAATTATATCTTGGGATAA
- a CDS encoding lipoprotein, giving the protein MKKLLSILGAITLVGTVTPNVISCHNKKITNSTDISAKDLEVFNEIQTKASEKINQKIKSNTYVDSLKNNLSKIYSKVNKGDTEPYQLKLSNSEDNKLATYFISDFTRIFDSVNRDLQNEYSNYFVNEMPLTLDDERNVIKVTYIDVENLRDKFPASVKPELFSAVRVDYKATIQLKFKQMYASFEISSIYNVAENVSALQVFSDKAVNFLIQNIKDYFNELESTSFSENEIFKPLYDKMIWDFSKNSVALNDTLKNAVKTYIASKKEFKDITMSYNAVDLLEQDQKGDLNYENKGYDGLSTSKDPKELTLSNWIKDKESNWNDIGGITGTDFANFYKTRVASVFNVDDNIDLVLGTFKIKLNYFNIYGLGLAGTIKNKDNEDATITLNLSRSAIDKKLTNWGKIIIAFLNYANGAAINKNQVNFGVPKEIYSKMLTKNQKNGLKDVTKLLVDDFKNADNAKDLEDIESFNLISHPLFPRVKGESRYRDPSALFWDEQTQERWAILFTFGEDLDTGLFYSFASRQQNVETETNNDGVNLGMFKKV; this is encoded by the coding sequence ATGAAAAAACTATTAAGTATTTTGGGGGCAATAACATTAGTTGGAACTGTTACACCAAATGTTATTTCATGTCATAACAAAAAAATCACTAATAGCACTGATATTAGTGCAAAAGATCTTGAAGTTTTTAATGAGATTCAAACTAAGGCAAGTGAAAAAATTAATCAAAAAATAAAAAGTAATACGTATGTTGATAGTTTAAAAAATAATTTATCAAAAATCTATTCCAAAGTAAACAAAGGAGATACAGAACCTTATCAATTAAAACTAAGCAATTCGGAAGATAATAAGTTAGCTACTTATTTCATTAGCGATTTTACAAGAATTTTTGATAGTGTTAATCGTGATTTACAAAATGAATATTCAAATTACTTTGTTAATGAAATGCCATTAACATTAGATGATGAAAGAAACGTTATAAAAGTAACTTATATTGATGTTGAAAATTTACGAGATAAATTTCCGGCTAGTGTTAAGCCAGAATTATTTTCAGCAGTTCGTGTTGATTATAAAGCAACAATTCAGTTAAAATTTAAACAAATGTATGCTAGTTTTGAAATATCAAGTATTTACAATGTTGCAGAAAATGTGTCTGCATTACAAGTTTTTTCCGATAAAGCAGTTAATTTCTTAATTCAAAATATTAAAGACTATTTTAATGAATTAGAAAGTACTAGTTTTAGTGAAAACGAAATTTTTAAACCACTATATGATAAGATGATTTGAGATTTTTCTAAAAATAGTGTTGCGTTGAATGATACATTAAAAAATGCTGTTAAAACTTATATTGCAAGTAAAAAAGAATTTAAAGATATTACAATGAGTTATAATGCTGTTGACTTACTTGAGCAAGACCAAAAAGGTGATTTAAACTATGAAAATAAGGGATATGATGGTTTATCAACATCCAAAGATCCAAAAGAGTTAACATTATCAAATTGAATTAAAGATAAAGAATCTAATTGAAACGATATTGGTGGTATAACGGGCACTGATTTTGCTAATTTTTATAAAACTAGAGTTGCATCCGTTTTTAATGTTGATGATAATATTGATTTAGTTTTAGGAACATTTAAAATTAAACTAAATTATTTTAACATTTATGGGTTAGGTCTAGCTGGAACAATAAAAAATAAGGACAATGAAGATGCAACAATTACTTTAAATTTGTCACGTTCGGCAATTGATAAAAAATTAACAAATTGAGGGAAAATAATTATTGCCTTTTTAAACTATGCCAATGGTGCTGCAATTAATAAAAATCAAGTTAATTTTGGAGTACCAAAAGAAATATATAGCAAAATGTTAACAAAGAATCAAAAAAATGGGTTAAAAGATGTTACTAAACTTTTAGTTGATGACTTTAAAAACGCTGATAATGCAAAAGATTTAGAGGATATTGAATCGTTTAATTTGATATCACATCCATTGTTCCCAAGGGTTAAAGGTGAATCTCGTTACCGTGATCCCAGTGCTCTATTTTGAGATGAACAAACTCAAGAACGTTGAGCAATTTTATTCACTTTTGGTGAAGATTTAGATACTGGATTATTTTATTCTTTTGCTTCTAGACAGCAAAATGTTGAAACTGAAACAAATAATGATGGTGTTAATTTAGGAATGTTTAAAAAAGTTTAA